A segment of the Ischnura elegans chromosome 13 unlocalized genomic scaffold, ioIscEleg1.1 SUPER_13_unloc_1, whole genome shotgun sequence genome:
ataattaatgataaactagacgccgtatgatcacaatgaaggcaacaaaaaataatgccatgacgtagacttGAATCATGGTCCTTCGGGTTATCTTTCCTttgactcgtgcactctaccactgccccaaccgacccattaggaaattgtggatattttgaatttatatatataacttgtaaaaagtaacgcatgaaaattaattaattacagcctaactaacgccctaattgaaaaagatgcagcaaggtacgcggtctccccttgttagccttaacgtctcgcattctatggagcgttgaacctgtcctccttattcaaaaattcagtaaccataaatacatcaaagtttagtataccatttataaatcgttggaattttccttctcccaaccaagattatcttttcttgaacccatcctggacagctaaccattgcaacaaccagccagctcggaaataaggctaacatcccatgattctagtagcgaagggcgaacgttccggccggcgtgaatacatacgcaacgaataagtcttgcagcaaacgtctgaaataggtttattagtttgactcggttcttacaaaaaaagttttggcatgataaacggcattgtgccaaaatatactcagcgaaaaataaatgccatcatgcatttattaaagattcaatgtgctattcgtactactctttccaaacttgaagttgacacgtaaatgaatattaatgtattacgcaatgatgaagtcgtttactcaaaagagaagcagccacatatataatctgaagatattttatgacagcaaaaaacggataccctcaaattctgtaatttttctatgcaataatagtggtagaactaaacggtgtagaagctgccttctgctactgccttgtgacgtcacggccaatattcaacatggacacccgttttcgcggcctttgaatttttccatatttcagacggttatctcgaatcaagtattcactattaggatttaaactgtggttttacgacattatgttattctgaactctaatttaaaaaatgtgtttggtgcatttgaaacactagtgcacttccctattagtgcttttcagttgatttttcatgtaatacattGATGCAGTCACTAAGCATTTAGGCCTGTTTCCACGATGCATTAAAAGGTATGAGTTGATGTACGTTttcttgaatgatttttgtggaccggaacggtaTATGTGCGAATGCACGAACCGAATTAGaataagttctattttctgtgcatgcattcgcacaagttgggtggtcacaCAGTGCATTATGGCGTtcactctcgcgttcatacatttagacattaacccgtacgtgtacCGTGCAAACAAATACATCGCCCGCCTTggcaagtgattcatcaaatacatgattaattacattttcaagttattgctataatctgttgaaaccacaagtacaaacatttgacaaaaatttcattccagtccATATGAACTTTTAACTATTAAGGCCGGGAAACACGTTAagttaacacgaacaagttaatatctggttacgtgaatgatttcacattatttgaaagttacacgaggcttccaatgaaaaaaaataagatgcactcaccctcaggtaatttctacacgaaaatttagtcagttctgcgtccgattcatgacaaatatttctgaaatcgttGACTTCggtgagctttttcaagcacagtgtaCATATAGTTGCATGCAGGCCATCTCCAACACcaacctacgaaaggaatgaaaacatatccGCGAGAGATTTCAGACTTGCTGTAGAAAACATGCCCAtaaaacggaataaaacaataactaaggagatcagtaaaatgtaaaccctcacttacttgtaagtcaacaaaatcgccTAAGGCACCCTTTACAGTTATCTGGCTTCCAGCAATCGAAAAGAATATGTtgttataataatcatttttcttcatgcaaagtctgcacggagtaccctcgaaattcctttctgaagactcagagaaattcccagtggtaatactcatattttcacatcaataactcattctatctctaaaccagttcactcctcaaacaaACGATGCACACAGcaatttacaaatttctaatgcATTATGTTCATTTCTATGACTTACGCCAAcgcaaaaacttcaaaataatcaAGTAAAAGTGCATAAAAAGCTCACATTTACATTGTGCCTAAAAATTAATCGCATTTCGACAGAaaagacagcaaatattttacacggaCTCGATGCTCATTGACACCCTTACTCCTAACTGACCAAGGTAACAAGGTTTAGTTTACATACCGGACTTAATTTGCATGTTGCACCGCTAGAGGATTGCGCATGCAAAAGGCCTAAAatcgaaaaatcaaatatttccgacaatatgtgatgcatcattctggtttattgcattatttgaataatacatattttaacaatttttaatgctgcattagagaattttgaactctttctcATAAATTCTCATTTCTTTAAAGACTGTAGATGAAATGTGACCTTGTGGACGACGAAGTTGGGCTTTAAATTTCGTTTATTGCCAGGTGATTGAATAACTTTTAACCAAACAATTTTGCACTAAAATCAATCgagaatttgatgaattttaaatgaaatggtcctttattgttttaaatagaaataaattactctTCACACACCGATGTTTGTCCTGCTCTATAGGTGTGCTGttggcggataaaatggcaactagaaaacTTAGGTTCTATACTGAGGTTGATTCTATAGTCTAATAATAACAAGTGAAAGTTATGGATTAATCTTATCGTGGATGTTTGTCCGAAGAATTTACAGTcgtgtcataaattgttgaaaattttctcaatccatgCTATTGAGTCGTCATATATCTTTCCATCGATTCATCATGTGTtggattttgtgttcctttcTTTGAGAATtctaaagtattatattttcactcatcatcttagtcaatgtagtttccttgttggAATTTGTGATCTTTGTCAATGCTGAgtagatgatttctttgacgataaacatttaaaaagtaaataagattttgaatcgaaaacatgagtcgcaccatcgggattttcacggaatcttcagataggaatccagaaatagacctttgcagactttgtagggagaagcatgattgttattacagcatattcacttcgaatgtagcatgcgaaataactgtgaaggatgccctacatgatttagttggTTTACAAGTAAGTGGCTCATCAAATTTACTTGAaatgtaacaaaataattatgaataatgccttacatgatttagtcggtttaCGTGTAAGTGGCACATTAAATGTTTTCGTTTTTCTTGGCAatggtgcttacttcattttatgatttaattccAAACTATTGAtgtgtaacttgtttattaacatctcaggttgctgtgggagatggcctgcccactaccatgtgtccactgtgtttgaagaaacttagggaattcagtgttttcaaaaagatttgtttagaatcaaacgcCATTCTGGGTAAAAGTTTGCCGAGTAgttgcttcagggtgagtacttatcgtaatttcttatttgaagactggtgtagtaAAAGTATTACAGAGTTAAAGGTGAAACTTTGGTTTATGTCGACAGCAGTAGGAATCAACAAAGATGCATTTTGCGAAACGGTTTACGGAAAAGTGTAACAAGTCCAATTTCTCGTAAATGgttataacaatatttatgaactcaaaaaggcaatctacccactGTGCTATACCACGctacatttttaagtatttgattaggtaatcggagcatgttaaagtgaacaaaaaatcCTTGACGAATTGCTGCTAAAGATGTAGTGTCAGAGACCCAGAAATTGGTTTGTCAATGCGTTGTCAAATAGAGTCACATGTGCGAGTCCTTCTTATTGGAGAGAGGGATAACCTCAGAAAGCAACCTGTCATGGCGAAATGCGTAAAGAGGCACAAAACGCCGCGAagttaaaaattaagtgaaaatgaaGAGATGTAGTTTTAAAGGAAAACCGGATTGGAAAGTGTTGTAATATATGACATATGTAACCGCAAAAAAATTGGGATATTTCTTTGCATAGATTTATacatataagttaatatgtttacTATATATGAAGTAATATAAGTTAATAAGTTTACTGTATATGAAATGAGCATTACCGTGATACTTGAGAGCCATTCgttttagataaatgttgcttcatcggctgaataaaataaacaaaaacgtagtGCAACAACTCATTTCGATggactgggataacctcaagagcaacccatgtttactaaacacattaacttatgtgttattcaaatgatatatatttggtatctaaaataacagaaaggCGTTAAGGATTaaaacgaaacagtcttttgtaaacaaatagtttaatgacgaaagattagatgaaataaagttggacaaaatcatgaacagcgttccgatgcacaatgataacctcaaaagcaacctttgttggcagaaccgggaacagtccctacgactgtcaaataattgaaagaactgcgtatttaagaactcattaccgtgatacttgtgagccattcattttagataaatgttgcttcatcggttgaataaaataaacacaagcaCAGTGCTACAACTCATTTCGAAGGGctgggataacctcaagagcaacccatgtttactaaacgtattaacttatgtgttatttaaatgatatatatttcgtatctaaaataacagtaaggcatgtaggatgaaaacgaaacagtcttttgtaaacaaatagtttatagacgaaagattagatgaaataaagtttGACAAAATCTTGAACAGCGTTCCGATGCACAgtgataacctcaaaagcaacctttgttggcagaacagggaacagtccctacgactgtcaaataattgaaagaaatgcgtatttaagaactcattaccgtgatatttgtgagccattcattttagataaatgttgcttcatcggttgaataaaataaacacaagcaCAGTGCTACAACTCATTTCGAAggactgggataacctcaagagcaacccatgtttactaaacgtattaacttatgtgttatttaaatgatatatatttcgtatctaaaataacagtaaggcatgtaggatgaaaacgaaacagtcttttgtaaacaaatagtttattgacgaaagattagatgaaataaagttggacaaaaccttaaacagcgttccgatgcacaatgataacctcaaaagcaacctttgttggcagaacagggaacagtccctacgactgtcaaataattgaaagaaatgcgtatttaagaactcattaccgtgatacttgtgagccattcattttagataaatgttgcttcatcggctgaataaaataaacaaaaacgtagtGCAACAACTCACTTCGATggactgggataacctcaagagcaacccatgtttactaaacgtattaacttatgtgttattcaaatgatatatatttggtatctaaaataacagtaaggcGTTAAGGATTaaaacgaaacagtcttttgtaaacaaatagtttaatgacgaaagattagatgaaataaagttggacaaaatcttgaacagcgttccgatgcacaatgataacctcaaaagcaacctttgttggcagaaccgggaacagtccctacgactgtcaaataattgaaagaaatgcgtatttaagaactcattaccgtgatacttgtgagccattcattttagataaatgttgcttcatcggttgaataaaataaacacaagcaCAGTGCAACAACTCATTTCGAAggactgggataacctcaagagcaacccatgtttactaaacgtattaacttatgtgttatttaaatgatatatatttcgtatctaaaataacagtaaggcatgtaggatgaaaacgaaacagtcttttgtaaacaaatagtttaatgacgaaagattagatgaaataaagttggacaaaatcttgaacagcgttccgatgcacaatgataacctcaaaagcaacctttgttggcagaacCGGGAACAGTCCCTAggactgtcaaataattgaaagaaatgcgtatttaagaactcattaccgtgatacttgtgagccattcattttagataaatgttgcttcatcggttGAATAAAATATGACAGGTACTAGGCAACATTGCTCTTATAACTTACCTGCCTTCTCACATTAGCTGTCACTTTCACATACTGAattccagtgctgtagttgggaaaaaatgtaggcggtactcaccaaaaatcacttattctgaaatccattggacaatttagaGTGAgtctattttttacatatttaaaaagatagtttaaccggtacgcttatgacgagtttggattttagggggtacgccgtacctgTCCGTACCGGCCCAAGTACAGCACTGCTGAATTCTAATTATACCAATCATCCCCCAAAGATCAGGAATTAATCCCTTGAAGGTATATACTAAGGTTTAGTGGTGTGCACATGAATTTAAGAATGAAATACATGTATACCTACTAAATGCCACCATTGATGACAACACCCAGAATTCTGTTAAGATGATACTGTAAAGCATGCCCCAGTAAGAAGCATTAACAGAATGACTAGTTGTAATGTTTCAATAATCAATGATGACAAAACTTCTGCTATAACAGAGATAACCATGATGACATGATGTCATTATTCACCAGCAACCAATCTTATACAGTGGTAACCCTGCAATCGCAACAATTTGAAAGTGAAATGTATAATCTGCTTACAAAACCTATCCAAGAAATGGTAAATTAATCATGCAATATGCATACAGATATGGATGCTTAGGCTTAAATGGAGACCTCAAAGGAAAATGAGAACACCAGgtacaataaaatacacaatttattaCGGCCTTGTAAAAACATCATTTGATTCACACATCATCaacatgctaaaaaaattattatagcaataataaAACATCAcacataatattgaataattatgtaCTTGCATCAGAGAAAAAAAGCCATAATTACAAATTCTTTCCGAAGGTAATCAATTAACAGTAACTATTTTAATCAATTCCCATCAGCATTTTTCATGTGGGCTTTGGACCACCAAAGGCTGCTTTAAAAGTGATTCTGGTGGCGAAATGCCACGCGTCAGTAACTATTCTATTATTTACATATGTGCACTCAAATTGCGCTCacaaaatattcaatcaaattcAAAATAGTCAATGTGAAGCCTTGTCGGATTGAGAGTCATCATGAGGACATACAATATATTGTGACTTTTCGTTACAGGTTTTCTTATGCCTACTATAGTTACACTTGTTAGAATATGACACCAGGCATATTTGGCACACTCTAGGATAGGAAATATTACTATCACTTTTCTCAATCCTCGGACAAGTGGCTTTATGGTGACAAAATGAAGATTTATTGGCATACCTACACTTTATTGCAGTTAGGACACTTTCTTGGATATAAAGTTGAATGAATATCAAGTTTTCCCTCTGATGAGCcaccgttttgaatttttatagttAATCTATCAGTAAGAGGATTTTTCAACTTGAAACCAATTTGCCTGCAAAGTCTGGCAGGGAATTCTTTAGTAGTCCCATCTTTGTTGGTGTTACGAACATCAGATATTAAAGGCAATGAGGATGGGCGGCAGAATGCTGAAGATGGAAACATTTTAGGAGAGATTGATTTTTTCTTGATACAAGACTGTTTTTTTGTTCGGTTTGCTACTGAAGAAAAAGAAGGCATGAAGGAGTCATTCAAAGAGGACAGAGAAGACCACCGGTTATTTAAGGGAATTTTGAATGAGCTACTATGCTTTGGAACTATTTTAGGTTTATTACAGTGATGATTGCCTCTCCTAGTCACGGTGGTAAACTTAAAGCACGAGGGAGTAGAAGATGAAGGACTAAGAGGcggagaagaatatgaagaagCATTGGTTCTAGTTACAGAAGGAAGGTGAAGAGGTCTTACAGAAGGCTGAAAACTGGAGACTTGCATTAAATCATTATGAAGGGGCAAGTTACTACAAAGAGCATCAGAGTAAGAAAAAGAAGGTAGAGAAGCATTCATGCCAGCGCCATCAGAAAACGAAGGGGAAGATAAAGGATGGTGGCCAGGAGAGGGAGCAGAGGAAGAGGCAGGGGAGGGTGCTGGGGAAGAGGCAGGAGATGGCGCAGGGGAAGAGGCAGGAGAGGGTGCAGGTGGTAGGCAGGCAAGAGAACGAGGGTAATCCCTCCTCGCTTGGAGGCAAGCACGATAGACATTACCTGTGAGCACCCTTAAACCACGCCTACTCAGGTGAAGGCCATCCCTTCCCAAGAAGAACTCAAAGGGATCCTGACTCTGGGCCTCGAACTCCCGCCAGTTGTCTATGAAGACCACATTCATCCTGCCAAAAGCAAAGTTAGGTATAACAAACAATACAGTTAGGAACACATGTTTAAGAACAGCCCTGACTAAATGTATGAATTACCTCAAAGCCAGTTGCTTCATAAGCATGTTTAATTTGTCAATCTTCAAATTCATCTCCTCTATATACAGGTTTCGCTGTAACGTCCACGATTTGAAGTAATTCACCCTCCTCTTCAACACACTAGAGAGGAAAAGCCGTACCTTTGGATTCCTCAGGCGAATCCTCGTCAACAGTTCCTGCTGGTGCTCTACTACTCTCTCCGGTGTCTCACCTGTACATAGGGTTGTTGTAAAATCTAACAGAATAATCTCAACACAGAAATACACCCAAAGAAAACAAATACCAATGGTAAACTCACCACATATCAAATTATTGGTGCCCAAATGGACAACCgtgtcattaaaaaattcagtggCCAACAACATTGTTGAATCCACCTGGTGAACTTGCATCCCAGATACGGGTATCACACTGACATCAAATTCACCAAACTCCTGTACTTCAGGAACGGCATACTTCCACTGGGAATCACTAATTACTAGTAATCCAGGTGCAGCCACTAAAAATGGTCAAACTGTCACAGAGAAGTCATAAATTTAATCAGTACTACACTGAAAGATTGATGAGTGACAATTTAGGCAAAACTTCATAATCACAACTGAAAATATGTGCCGAGAGtataattaaattcataattaatattaacAAACTAATCATACGGTATATCTGCTACTGATATACCTGCGGCAAGTTATTATTAAGCAAATTATAGTCACTGAGAATGAAATTTATCTCCTAAATACACAATACTCACTGAAAGTTCTCACCCAAAACACCAAACAATATGCAATGCTTAGTCAACACACcaaagccaaatattttgtatgtagtGGAATTACTTACCAAAAGAAATTATACAATACGGAAGGAAAAACGGGAACAAAAGGCTACACGAAGAGGCGAAGACAATGGGGATGGAAATCTGAAACAAGATATGAtagcatgataaaataaaaaaacgtaactGTAAAAAACTGAGATAACTTAGAAAGTATCAATGAAATGGCTTCAAGGCGAAGCAGAGCTTGTACACGATGTAGTCTACTACTTAACTAGCCATCGGTGGGTCAGGAACCAAACATCAGAGGAGAAATCTggcaataaaaaggaaaaatactgtTGCTCCCCGCTTGAGGATATTTGATTATGCATTTACTTACCAAGAAAACGGCTACTTATCGAGGGGAAAACAGggcaaaataaaatttggggTACCAATCTGAAACGAGATAGCGTAGAGGGATAAATAAACGGAATCTTTGGAAAGGACGACTTGAAATCATATAATCAGTAAATATAGTGGGAACCACTTACCAAGAACAGAAAATCAGCAAATAGTCACGGACCAAATCAGCAGATAGTCACGGACCAAATGATGAATGGGCGATGCTGCGAAAAATAAGATAGCTTAAGTACAACGAATCTATTCACAGAGGAAATGTATTCATTACACGATTTATCAACGTACCACGACGCACGTGGTTTGCAGCAACAACAACACAACCAACTCGGCAACCGCGGGGTCTGTAGCACACTCAACCAACAGCAACACTCGGCAACTGCGCGCGGGAAAATAGTTGAAGAACAATCGGCGGGGAAACAGTTGAAGAGCAAACGGCGATTGGCAAACGGAGGTGGCGCTGTTATCAGGTTGCTTTCTGAGGTTATCCCTCTCTCCAATCTCTAAAACTCCACATGTGCACGCAAACCTATTATCTTTCTTTAGCTCGGAGCCTCTTCCTTACCTTTAACTAGGACCTCATGAGGCTATGGTtatgtataactaaaaatatctttgcgaagtttcggaaattgattgtttattttcaagtcatcttgta
Coding sequences within it:
- the LOC124172131 gene encoding soluble scavenger receptor cysteine-rich domain-containing protein SSC5D-like, translated to MQVHQVDSTMLLATEFFNDTVVHLGTNNLICGETPERVVEHQQELLTRIRLRNPKVRLFLSSVLKRRVNYFKSWTLQRNLYIEEMNLKIDKLNMLMKQLALRMNVVFIDNWREFEAQSQDPFEFFLGRDGLHLSRRGLRVLTGNVYRACLQARRDYPRSLACLPPAPSPASSPAPSPASSPAPSPASSSAPSPGHHPLSSPSFSDGAGMNASLPSFSYSDALCSNLPLHNDLMQVSSFQPSVRPLHLPSVTRTNASSYSSPPLSPSSSTPSCFKFTTVTRRGNHHCNKPKIVPKHSSSFKIPLNNRWSSLSSLNDSFMPSFSSVANRTKKQSCIKKKSISPKMFPSSAFCRPSSLPLISDVRNTNKDGTTKEFPARLCRQIGFKLKNPLTDRLTIKIQNGGSSEGKLDIHSTLYPRKCPNCNKV